In the genome of Oncorhynchus nerka isolate Pitt River linkage group LG27, Oner_Uvic_2.0, whole genome shotgun sequence, the window ACCAGCATGCTGACATCTTCTACCTATTCGAGCCCCTCTACCATGTCCAGACCACTCTGATCCCTCGGCTATCTCACAGCCGCAATGCAGCCGACCGCAGGGTGATGCTGGGTGCCAGTCGCGATCTCCTGCGGAGCCTCTACGGCTGTGACCTCTACTTCCTAGAGAGCTACATTAAGCCGGCGCCGGCCAACCACACCACGGACAAGCTGTTCCGTAGAGGGGCCAGCCGGGCGCTATGCTCGCTGCCCGTGTGTGATGCCTTTGGACCCACCGATGCCAATGTAGAGGAGGGTGACTGCGTCAAGAAGTGTGCCTCCCTCAACATGACCCTGGCGGCCGATGCCTGCCGCGAGAAGCGGCACGTGGCGATCAAGGTTGTGCGTGTGCCGGAGATCGGGGACCTGCGGGCGCTGGTGGAGGATCCACGGCTGAACATCAAGGTTATCCAGTTGGTGCGCGACCCTCGCGGGATCCTGTCGTCGCGGATCGAGACTTTCCGGGACACCTACCGTCTGTGGAGGATCTGGAGGGCCACAGGGCGAAGGCCCTACAACCTGGACCTCAGCCAGCTGACGGTGGTTTGTGAGGACTTCCTCGGCTCTGTGTCCACAGGACTCAGCCACCCCCACTGGCTCAAAGGGAAGTATATGCTGGTGCGTTACGAGGATCTGTCCAGGAACCCTCTGCTGAAGACCATGGAGATATATGACTTCCTGGGTCTGCCGATGGACAAGAGCGTGGAGGAGTGGATACAGACCAACACTAGGGGCAGCACCGAGCTGTCGGCTAAACACAAGTACGGTACGGTGAGGGACTCGGCGGCCAACGCCGAGAGCTGGCGCTTGAAACTGTCCTATGACATGGTGGAGTACACGCAGGCCACGTGTCACAAGGTACTACATCAGCTGGGCTATAAGGCAGTAAAGTCCGCTGATGAACTGAAAAACATGTCGCTCTCACTCGTGCAGGACAAAACTTTTGTACCTTTTTCCTAACAAAGATAGTTCCCGGATGACtattgttttatatatttataaatGTTGCCATATAATTTTCATGGGTTATGTTTGTGTTTTTGTCTTTTGATTTCAAATTTGCACTACAACTTAAGAATTCTTCAAGTCATCTAAGGGTGGGAGTTCACTTGTTGGTTTAGGAACAGCACAAAATGTCTGATTTAAAGAAAGAAAAACCTAGAGATAAACACACCAGTTTACAAATGTCAACTCAACTCCCGAGGATTTGATAATGAAGCCCATTGACTTTTACTTTCAGCCATCTGAACTAAATGCAAAGCACCGTCCTCATAGATTCCCTGTCTGCCAGCTGTTGCATCACCACACACAGTGAATGTTGCCATTCCCTCTGGGGTGACTGAGTCCGCGTTGCAGGAGGACAACAGACTTTTATAGGACTGGACAACATTGGACTGGACAAGACCAACTGTGCAATAAATAGTGAATGTTGCACTCAACCTTTACCAGGATCGTCTTTCTGTCAAGGGGAACGGGGAATACTGGTGACAGGGTGTCACACAACGCAGGGTAATAGCCCATGATACCTACACCCCCCCCTGAGTAAAGGGCTTAAATCCCACAGGAAGTGGTATGAATGTTTCATCACAGCATCAGGCGTTCAGGGTCTCTAACCATCTGTTCCTAACAAAGTCATGAATACTAACCCAGCATCCATAGCAGGAACAAGAGGAAATGGCACAATTGAGTCCATGGGGGGGGGTGTTTTCCATTGGTGACCAATAAACAGCACTTCCGAAACATTCCTAAACCCAGTCAGAGGTAAAGACATTAGCGTTACATCACACCCCTTGCCACCGCAGTATCTGGGGCAGATTTGTAGAAGCATTTCCTCAATGGAATGTTAGCATCTGTTGAGAGGGATTCAAACGTAGAACGTTAAGGTAAAACAAAACAGAGAATTATTATGAATTGAAGACATATTTTCATCTTATTAAGCATAGTCTTCCTTTCAGAGAAAACTGCAAGCAAATCACTCATGACCAAATCTAAATCTGACTCCCTTGGCTCTTTAATGTATTTAGAAACAATGCTATACTGAATAGTGAAGGATGTGAATGCCCAGGTCTAAGTCAAGTTTAGGGACAGTGTGGACTGTGATTTCTATCCGTTTACCCAGAACAGATAACGCTGTATATGGAAATTCACACACTCTGTGGCTCATCAGGATTGGTGGCTGAGCCCATTGAGATGCAGAACACAAGGCTGTGATCCTACTCTGGTCCGGGGATGGaagcacactctctctctctgtctcactctcccactctctgtctctcactctcccactctctgtctccctctcccactctctctctctgtctcactctcccactctctgtctcctactctcactctctgtctccctctccttctctctgtctccctctcccactctctatctccctctctcactctctctctctgtctccctctcccactctctgtcgctctctctctgtctccctctcccactctctgtcgctctctctctgtctcactctcccactctcgctctttgtctccctctcccactctctgtcgctctctctctgtctcactctcccactctcactctctgtatAACTTTCCCACTCTAtcgctgtctcactctctctgtctcattctcccattctctgccgctctctctctgtctcactctcccactttcgctctctgtctccctctcccactctctgtcgctctctctctgtctcattctcccactctcactctctgtctcactctcccatTCTCGCTCTaagtctccctctcccactctctgtcgctctctctctgtctcactctcccactcccgctctctgtatcactctctctctcgctctctgtcccact includes:
- the LOC115116199 gene encoding carbohydrate sulfotransferase 1-like, producing the protein MQCSWKAVILLALASIAIQYTAIRTLTSKPFQLCPVPSPQNCGLLGGPETESPIEGRAGCDDYPYFSFNASRKTHIMVLATTRSGSSFVGQLLNQHADIFYLFEPLYHVQTTLIPRLSHSRNAADRRVMLGASRDLLRSLYGCDLYFLESYIKPAPANHTTDKLFRRGASRALCSLPVCDAFGPTDANVEEGDCVKKCASLNMTLAADACREKRHVAIKVVRVPEIGDLRALVEDPRLNIKVIQLVRDPRGILSSRIETFRDTYRLWRIWRATGRRPYNLDLSQLTVVCEDFLGSVSTGLSHPHWLKGKYMLVRYEDLSRNPLLKTMEIYDFLGLPMDKSVEEWIQTNTRGSTELSAKHKYGTVRDSAANAESWRLKLSYDMVEYTQATCHKVLHQLGYKAVKSADELKNMSLSLVQDKTFVPFS